The sequence below is a genomic window from Lemur catta isolate mLemCat1 chromosome 12, mLemCat1.pri, whole genome shotgun sequence.
TTTGTAACTGACTTTAGAAAATTTAAGGATATGTATTTTATTGCAAAGTCAATAAATATGTCTATAGCATGAGTTTAAGCATTTTTATTGCATTCTCTTTTactccaattttttaaataatatttgcacatattttaggGATACATATGATATTtggatacatatatacatgtaatgattaaatcagggtaattgggacatctatcatctcaaacatttctctttgctttgttttaagaACATTACAAATCTCTGctagctattttgaagtatacaataacTATATTTTCCCTATTGTACTAatgaatactagaacttattccttcaaTGTAAGTGTATTTTGTATACCCTAACTAACTGCTTTGACAGGTATTATATTATTCCAAGGTTTTCACTATGGTAGACAATACTGAAATGCATACACTCTTTATAGGCATTGGAATTATTCcaaatttttgtaaatggaaaaaGTAGTATTCACAGAAACACTTTGTTGTTCAGTATAGGgattcaaataaatgtttcttgtgtGCCAAGCATATCTGCAAAAGGTAAAAGGAGGCCAATAACGTCTAAACAAAGTCTTTCATACTATTGCAATTATTGGTATTACAGAAGTTAGAAATGGTAAGGTCCTACAGGATTGTTTAAAGTTATTGGAGTGTTAGTTATGGAAATATACACTTTTCATCTACAACCAATGAATTGGCAAATCAAATTTAGGGGtcatactattaatacaaatttcTCTATGCatccacacacatatatgtgtacacacattaTATATGTAGATCATCTCTAAGGAGATCAAAGCATTTTTCAGACTTTTGAATTAATTCTCTAAGCTGGTGCCATGATGACTTTCATCCTTATCATCCCTCTCACTAATAGGACAGCATTAGTCAACCAAGTGTAactttggaaatgcaaagaaaatctacctttcttttctccttcaggGAACTCTTGATCCATATCTTTCCTAAAGAAGATGAGATGGGAGAAGCCTCCTCTAGCATTTACGGCTTCTTTTAACCTAAGATTCATTTGTGAACTGACATGTATCAACTTGGACAAACAACatccaagttcattttttttttttaaagtcaaggaGTTTATTAGGGAAACATGAGGCACAGCTACCCCAAGTGAcagaaagaaaactttgaaaatgtcCCTTCAAGCCAAGTGGGGCCCTGGCCTTGACCTCCCCCAAATGACAAGAGACTGCTGGGTTAGCAACAACATTCTCTGGCAGCCAGATTGCCAAGGCATGAGCGTCTCGGACGGCACTGCCCCCCATCTCCCACCAAAggtggagaggagaaaaagactGTTTACAGATACAGTGCAGAGCAATGAGAGGTGTAAGGAGAGTTTGAGTGACAAAGAAAGAGACACGTGGTGAGGACCTTCACAAAGAGTTCCAGGCTTTTGGCTCTGAACACCTCAAATACATTGACAAGTCGTCCTATAAAATGTTACTGAAAAGGTAAAATGCCTAATGTTGTTTCCAAGAGTTCCCCTGGACTTCTCCCCACAAGCCACATCATACCCCCAGATGCATATGGCAGAGCCCGAAGGCCactcttttgaaaaaagaaaaacaagaataagcCCTGTTGCTCCttaaggagagaggaaggagctgAAGGCTGCTGGGGCCTTTCCCACATGGCCTGTGTTCTGTCAAGCAACTTCTCAGCAGCAGCGTGGCATACTCCTAGGTGAGCATCTCACCTTTTGTCACCCGTGCTTCAATGTAGTCGATTCTCCTTTCAAGGGCTGTCAATTTCTCGTTTAGCGTTGCGAGTCTTGAATGACAAGACATATCAAACGAGTTGAGAAAGTCCGTGATTTTCTTGATGCTGCTGGTGATGACCTCAATGTACTCCCGGTTCTCCCGGTCCTGGTGAATCTCCCGCTGCACGAGATCCTCTTGCCCCGCCATGGCTGcaccaagttctttttttttttttttttttaaatctattggCCCAGCCAGTTGCCtcacttttttgctttcttttttcacctGGGATTTCAGGTCAAAAATTGTTAAAGAAGAATGGGCAATTCAAGATTTTAACCTATTAAGAATATTGTTGTAATTTATCCAAGTGTCTTTATACAGACCTTTCAAACATTTTAGGCCTCGTTTTCATCCCTTTGTCCATAGTTAAGCAACCAATTCTTTCTGGATAAAACTTACCTAGGTACACCCTCTTTCAAGAAAGGAATTCCTATAGCTTTGTTTCCCATCTACACTTTACATCTTTCTCTTgacaaatttttcttatttttatccaATATTGTGACACTTAAACTCTCCCCTCTATCTTGTCTTTTCTCTTGATATTTCCTTGGGATGACTGGCctaattttttatgctttttcacATCTAGACTCTTACCAAGAAAAGCTTCAAACACTAGGTCACTCTCAGCCTCCTCATGGAGAAAAATTGAACACACTATGACTTACATTTTTATATCCTtacattttgctcatttttctcatcaaGTAATATTGCTGTCTATTTCTGCCAGAAATAATCatagtttatcttttatttgacATGCAATTTAATTTGTGCAGTTTTTGAGATCATTCCCACTAGAGTCAGAAGTGATCATTCCCCTCATTGCATGAGATttcatatttatggagtacatgttacaagtcaattattttcttaagcaCTTTATGCATACCATGTTATTTAACTTTCATTAAAACCCAGAGTCAGTGGGTCTCAATCCATTCAAATCCAGTGCTCTCTTTTCATAACATGTTTAATAATGATCACTGTACTATCCTGAAATTGaattcacagagaaagcaacatgcTTATGTacctaattttttcaaaaatcaatataattttatcttattaGAAATAcactaatatatattttaatgcttaAGTATTTATGAATGACTACAATAGAAACCTCAATGAAATAGATTCATTCAcctatttataataattaagctttaatttcagagaaggaaagatcAGAAACCATTCTGTACATGAACTATAGAAAAATCAATGAGAAGAGATAATATTAGAtactaatagaaaaataagtataatatagATATTCACAGACCAGGCAGATTAATGtcagataagaaaaagaaaactaggaaaCAATCTTAATTAAATTAACAATAAATAGGACAAGATATATTACATATTGCTGagttggagaaaatgaaaaagtattatataattttgccaactttttttttcagagtattatgggagtataaacattttggttacataacttgcttttgtactgtttgggTCAAAGTTACATATGCCCTTCACCTAGATAGTGTGtgttgtacctgttaggtgtgaatttacccatccccttctcccccgtcccacctacttgatttccaatgaatgttatttccatatgtgcacataaatgttgatagattagttccaatttaatgatgagtacatgtggtgtttgtttttccattcttgtgatactccacttagaagaatggtctctagttccatccaggtgaatacaagaggtattaatgttcaccatttttttttaatgactgagtAGTACTTTCATTGTaaaattgtcatttaaatttggtgatttttgtttgtcttgtttttatttcattaaaaatatcttgGCAAAAGAGCTAGAAATTTAATTTATGGGAGGCACtataaaacaaatacttaagAAACGATTATTGAGTTTTTCATACTAAATGATACAAAGTGTATGATTTTGGCAGCTCTAATACTGGTTTTGTCTTTGGGGTTGTTATTTCTGAAAAGATCAACCATTCTTGATAAAGTTCAGGAAATAAAAGTAGTCTTTTCTtgatttatacattaaaatagaaaatccaatGTAAACTAAATCTGTGCAAAtgagctttgtgtgtgtgtgtatatatatatatatatatatatataaacagatgTTCAGGCTCATATAATTATAAATAGCTGTTAAAATTGTATTTCCAGCTGGACGTTCAAAAATCTGCAGGGATGCAGGATTTTCTCACCACTGAAAAGTCATTTGCATCATGCCGCTCCCTCAAGTGCTAGCAGTGCCTTAAATCGCTTTGGCAATCATTGATAACATTTTCAGTGCCCAGGTCTTATTTACTAACTGGAACATAAATTTAGAGACATGCTAGTTTTAAGTATCTTTGTATGCCCTGAAGTACCTAACAAAATATCTTGAATGTAATGGgagtataaataataattttcctgTTAACTGATAATTTAATCCATCTCTTCATTGAATAGCTAGGTATACATTGGATAAGAGAGCTTAACTAAGTCAAACAATGTGCTTATCACATAACCCTATTTCAGATGTAGGCCCTGGTCATATCAAAATGTATCAGCTGCCTGATCATGTTAACTCTTGGCAAACAGTATAAACTGTGAGACCTCAAGTATatttcaaaaacttattttttccccacagagTGTGATAGAGTTAAATGTGTTCAAATACCTTTTATTGATcccaagaaagcaagaaagcatcaGATCTACCGAACATCCCAGCCAACTGAGACCCTTTTCTAtgtaattttatgtgtttttctgtttcaagATAATCTTTGAGGGTCCCCTCCCATTTTTCTCCTTGATTATAAACctaattaaattacttttaagtAATGATATTTTATAAGTCAAAACCATTAGCTTTAAAAAAgctgtataaatttattttttaaagaaattgcctccaagagtttctttttttttatgctgACGGTGGGAGAGATTTAATCCATGGCTAAGGAATAGAGGCAGAGCCTTCTCTTGTCCCTACGGAGATAGACAAATAATCTTCAATCCAGTAGACCTGGTTTTACTCTGACATTGGCAATAACACTGCCACAGATTTTCCCCTGAGGTTTCTGTGGTAACTGTAGCTTAGTTTAGTCTCCAATGTGGGTTGGGGCATGTTAAATAGAATCATGCTTTTCTTGCCAGCATTTGACCAAATAAATATCACTTGACTGTGCATCCTATCCCTTTAAGGACACTAACATTAAGTCCAATCTACAATTGTGGGCATGATGACTAAcactttctttttactctttttcccAAACTTAAGTTCCCGTCATAGATCCCACAAAGCATATCCTGTGAAGTCCAGTGGCTAAGCATTTGTGgtaatttcatttgaaatgcaCAGATTTATAGGTTTTCATTAATGCTAATGGTTCATCTGagcaaaaaatgttttcagtcaAGTGCTCCTTTGAATGGGATTTCCAGATCTCACTCAAACACAGCTGGTTTCAAGGCAGAGTAATGCAAAGATTATTGCTGCCAAAGTACATATATTTCCTACAACTTAAGGAGGACTTTTTAAAGTAGTGCCTCGCTTGCCAAagttcaaatatattatttattttgcttttgtgcaTGTAGTAATTGGCAGACAAAATGATGGAGAATTATTCAGTCATCATCTCTCTCCCTTCTGGCTTGGCACTTAGTGCAGTAGCTAATGAATGCCCTGGTGGGAGTTTATCTGTCGTCTTGCAGCTACTGGGGCTACTTGGCATTAGGTTTCTTAGATACCTAATTGTTGTTGCTGTTCTGCCTCTTAGGCCAAATAGGATCTCAGTGGCTCAAGTAGAGACAGTGTTAGCTCAATGGAACACTTTTATGGCAGTTGGATCAGTTCTACTTGACaggatataaatttatttttacttctggaTAAGATATCGTATACAAATGTTCCTGGTGCTAAAGGTTGGTAACCATGGTAATAAGGAAATATAACATATCTTCAActtttagccaaaaaaaaaaaaaatgcatgctgTTTGCCACCAGTATAAATTAGGAGTCATAAAGTTGCAAGTTCAAAAATACTTACATAAACTATTTTAAGCACATAGGAAACACCCTAATTTAAACAATACAACAGTCCAAAGATAGAACTGACTTTATGCATGGCTGAATACAGAGGTTCAAATGTTATCAAAATCTGATTTATCTTCATCTCTTGGCTCTGCTTTGAATTACCTTAGATCTATTCTCCATAAAGCTCCCTTTTGGGTAGAAATATGGCTGTCAGCAGTCTAGCCTTAGGTTTTCATAGTTCCGAATCCACAAACAAAACACcaccaaaaagataaaagaaatgggAGCGAGTGGAGGTTGGGGAGAGTGTTTGCAAAGTGTTCCTCTTTTTCAATAATATTAGAAAAGGTTCTAATAGTGTATGTTGCTGGCTATTAGTAGATCATGTACTCTTCCCTCAACCAATCACTGTGACTAAAGGCATGTGTGATTTGATTGGTCAGATATAAATGCCATGTGTGCTAACAGATTGAGGATGGAGTTGATACCACCATAACTGCTTGGTCGGAGAGTGGGCAGGATAGTCCCCCTGAGAAAAATCAAGCTGATTTACctgcagaaggaagaagaaatgaataaatattgccACCCCTACTTCAGGTCCTCGCCTTATCAGAAGAAACAAGATACATAATACATGATCTATATACTGGTTAGGATTAAATTATGGTCATTTTTTGATCTAGTCAGTGGTCTTTAGACTTCATCTGAAAGTTAAGCCTGGGACCATTGGCATGAGGGTTCAGAGACTCTTTAGGAAACCATTCTGTATTTTGAGAGAAGCTCCAGACATTCCAAACTCTTGTTTTCCAGCTCCACACAGAGAAACCACTGAACCTATGGATTCCTCTGGGAATTCCCATGTGTGGGAAAACTACTAGGAGCTCTTATTCTAATTACCATCCTTTGAGATGATTCCTAGTACCCTGGGACTCCAGAACCACTTTACAGTTTAAACAGAAGCCTCTGGTTTTTGCCCCAGTGTAAGGGTAGCAAAAACCTTGAGATTTATGACTATGGAACTAGAGacccatgaaaaagaaaaaagataggaaGGTGACTAGgcttggatttaaaaaaaaaaaaaagaattatttgtgGGTAAGACctggtaaataaaagaaaaatatatatcatatgttttacagatttttaagGAATCTTTTCAAGTTTTTTAGTTGCAcattgtaattgtacatatttatgtggtaCAACTTGAAATTTCAATACCTATGTATGTTGTATAATGATCCGATCAGGGTAGTTAGTGTATAcatcacctcatgcatttatcatttctttgtggtgagaacattcaaaagcctctcttttaggtattttgtaacatacaatattttattgttaactgATCACTCTACTTTGCACtagaacaccagaatttattcctcctatctgattgtctttctgtgtctggcttatttcacttaacctcatggtctccaggttcatccactttgttacaaatgacagaatttcattcctttttatggttgaatagtaatccattgtgtgtatgtaccacattttcttcatccattcatctgtagatGGGCACTTAGGATGATGActacatatcttggctattgtaactAGTGTTGAAAGGAACATGAATGGAAATTTCTCTTCAACATactggtttcatttcctttgggtaaattctcagtagtgggaatgctggattatatggtattaataattgtatttttaattttttcaggaatctccatagtgttttccttAAGGCTATACTAAGTTACATTGCTACCAACATTGTGTCagtgttcccatttctccacatcatcaccAACAATTGTTTTCTCTTacctttttgataataaccattctaattgaagtaaagtggtatctcactgtggttttgatttgcatttccctgatgattagtgatgttgagaattttttcacatACGTGTTGGCCGTTCGTgtatcttcttttcagaaatgtctatgaaggtcttttgcccagttttaaatcaggttatttatttttttgctgttaagtcccttatacatttcaaatattaCCCCCTGGAAAATGTACAGTTTGCAAACAtgttctcctattctgtaggttatctcAGCACTCTGGTAatagttttctttgctgtgcaaaagctttttaatgcATTGTAATACTGTGTGTCTACTTCTGCTTTTGTTGCCAGTGCTTTTGAGGTCTCATTTAAACAATCCATGTCCAGCCCAATGTGGTGAaacatttcccctatgttttcttctcatactttcatagttttaggttttatgtttaagtctttaatccattttgagttgatttttatattggTTAGAGGTAGAGGTCTAGTCTCATTCTTCCACATGTGGATATTTCAATTTCCGtaggaccatttattgaagagaatatctttttctcaatgtatgttcttggcacttttgtctGTAGGTGCACGAATTTATTTCAgcgttctctattctgttctattgctctatgtgtctattttcataccagtaccatgctgttttggttgctatatcTTTGTAGCATATTTGGAAGTCAGGTAGCGTGATGTCTatagctttgttatttttgctaaaatttactttggctatttgggatcttttgtggtttcatatagATTTCAggattcttttcttctatttattggtattttgatagggattgcattaaatctaccCTTCACTTTGGGTATTGTGGCCATTTTAGCAATATTAGTTCTTTCAATTCATgaacaggatatctttccatttatctatgtcctcttcaatttatttgatgaacactttataattttcagtgtagaggtttttcacttccttggttaagtttattcctatgtatgttatttttgtagctattataaatgaaattgttttcataatttttctcagttcactattagcatatagaaatgctacttggttttgtatgttgattttgtatattaCAACTTTACTCAAATTGTTTATTAGTTTCAACagtttttggtagagtctttgggACTTTCTGCGTACCAGCATACATTGGAGATATTGTGGGATCAGTTCCAGATCActacaataaaatgaatatcacaataaagtgagtcacacaaattttatggtttttcagtccatataaaatttatgtatacactatagtctattaagtgtgcaataggattatatctaaaaaacagtagataaaaaatattttatgcctaAAAATGCTAACACGAATTGAGTgcacattttgggggaaaatggcCTCAATAGACTTGCTCAAAGCAGAGTTGCTACAAAActtcaaggttttaaaaaatgcaatatgtataaagcacaataaagcaaaatgcaataaaacaaggtatgcctgtataatATCACATTGTCTGCAAACAGGggcaatttgacttcttcctttacaatttgcatgtattttatttcattgtcttaCCTAATTGTTcaggctaggacttccagtattatgaaCAGAGGTAgtgttttgttcctgatcttagaggaaatgctttcaGCCTTCCCGCTTGAGTATGATATTCGTTGTGGGTTTGTcttatatggcctttattgtgttgaggtacatacCCTCTTTACCTgtattttgagggtttttattttgaaaagataccgaattttgtaaaatgctttttctgtgtctattgaaatAATCAGATGGTTGCtatctttctttctgttaatgtagtgtatcacatttattgagttgCATATGTGCAAACAATGCTGTATTGCTGAGATAAATTCCATTTGATCATAGTGGatgattttttaatgtgctgttgaattcagtctTCTTCTTAAGAattttgtatctgtgttcatcagggacaGCGGCCCGTGgttttttcgttttgttttgttgtgttgtattcttttctggttttggaaTCTGAGTAAAgctggccttgtaaaatgaatttggaagtattcccACCTCttcaatattctaaaataatgtgAGAAGAAATGGtattaattcttatttaattttttggtagaattcaccaatgaagtcatcaggtcctgggcttctctttgatggaagactttttattactaattcaatttaCTTGCTCATTATAGATCTCTTTagactttttgtttctttataatttaatcttGGAAGATtgtgtgtctaggaatttatacatttcttgtatgttttcaGATTTGTTGGTATATAGTGGTGGCCTCTTATGATCCTCTGTGGTATCAGGTATAATGTGTCTTtattcatctctgattttatttatttgagtcttctcttttttttaggcTAGCTAAGGTCTGacaattttgttatattttaaaaaaaaagtttcattaaaTTTGTGATTGCTTTTTCtccctattttgtttatttctgttctgagccttattatgttttttcttctaaCAATTTTGGCTTTACTTTGATTTTgtctttctagttctttgaggtacattattaggttgtttattagcagtctttcttcttttttgatgtagttATTTACTGctgtaaacttccctcttagaacccCTTTTTCTATGTTCCCTAAGCTTTGATATGatatatttctattcttatttaGCTCAacgatttttttaaaatttcccttttaatttcttcattgacccattggttgtttaagagcatgttgtttaatttcaatgTTTATGTAAAGTTTTGGaagtttttcttgttgttttctagttttaaacCATTGTGGTCGGAAatgatacttgatatgatttctgttttcttaactTTCGTAAGACATATTCTGTGGCCTAACatgtgatctatcctggagaatgtgcCATGTGCAGttcagaaaaatgtgtattctgcaacTGTTGGATAgaatgctttgtaaatattttttaggtCCATTTGACATATAGTGCAGTTTActttctgtgtttctttgttgaattttctgtatcttctgtCCATTGCTGAAAGTGGGGTGTTGACATTCTCTACTGTTATTTTATTGCAGtctattttgtactttttgtttaatagtattttctttgtatattttatatataaacacatattttatatatagtataatatgtaatatataggGTACTTTGggatcatatatatttattactttatattttctttttgaattgatccctttatcattatataatgaccttttttctctttttacagtgTTTGACTTAAAcactattttatctgatataagtatgaCTACTTCgcttctgttttctgtttgcaaggaatatctttttccatctcttcattttcagtctatgtTTGTCTTTAATGGGTGAAGTGAGCCTCCTATGGATAGCATATATTTGGGTCTTGTTtttatatccattcattcactccatATCTTTTAATCCAATCATATTCAAAGTTATTATTGATATAAGGATTTACTCCTgctattttgttaattattttctaggTGTTTTTagattctttgttcctttcttcctctctcttgttTACCTCTGTGCTTTAGTGGTTTTCTGTGATGgtaagctttcttttctttttctcatttgtatatcTGTTGTAATGTCTTCTGGTTACATGTGGCTAAATTAAAGAGTCTTGTAGTTATGACAGATTATTTTAGGCTGATAAAAACTTAACTTTGGTTGCATAAAAATACTctagattatttttcttccctccatAATTTATATTGTAGTTGtcctgatttatttctttaactgtTATGTGTTCCTTGGCCACTAATTTtagctgttgttgtttttatcatttttactttaaaccttCATAGTAAAGAATGGAGAGATTCACATTGGCACCATTATGTTACTAGGGTATTCTGagtttgatttataaatttaccTCTATTgatgagttttatactttcatgtgttttcatgagaGTGATGTTTTGTTTCCAATTGTAGCAGTCTCTTAAGTGCTTCTTGTGAGGacagtctagtggtgatgaattccctcagcttttgcttgtctggaaagTTATTTATTTCTCCTCCATTTCTGAAGAGCAAATTTGCTAAAAATAGTATCTTTGGCTGACAGTTATTTTCGTTCAATACTTCAAATATATTATCCCATTCTTTACTGGCCTGCAAGGTTTCTTCTAGGAAATCTGATAGTCTAATGAAGATACCCTTCTATGTgacttgatatttttctcttgcagctttcagaattctctttttctgtgtcttttaatagtttgattataatatgccttggagagaatttttaattgaattaaattagGACTCTTTGAACTTCCACAATCTGGATATCCGTATCTCTAGCAATATTTGGGATGTTTCAGCTATTATCTCACAATATAGGTTTTCTTTGCCTGTTTccatctcttcttcttcttaCCCTCCTATATGCTAATATTTGTTTACTTCATGATGCACCATAATCTTATGggatttctttattcttttttatgcttattttttccctcttattgaattatttcaaaataactgtttGCAAATTACAAAGTTCTTTCTTCTGGTTGATTTCAGTCTGTTCTTAAagattttggttatattttttatttcacacatTCAATTCTTCAGCACcaatatttctgtttggttcttttgtatATCTAACTCTGTCGAATTCCTCACTCAGATCatgaattattttcctaatttcacTGAATTGTTTGTCTGTGTTCTCATGTAGCTCCTTGAGTTTCCTTATAATCATTATTTTGGCTTTCTTTTAAGATATTTCATGAATGTCCTTTTCTTTGTAGTCTGTTTCTAGAGacttattttgttcctttgggggtgtcaagtttccttactttttcatgttttttctgtCACTACATTGATATCTTTGTGTCTAGTAGAATAGTTGCTTTTTCTAACGTTATGGAGTAACTTTTTATGGAAAGACTCTCTTCTCTAGTTGGGTCCTAGGGTGTTAGTTGGGCGTGGTGTACTGAATTTGGTTATGGCCGGGCTCAATATTGCGGGCTCTGTGCAGTTGCTTTAGCTGTAATCCTTGGCAGAAATATCTATAATTGCTTCAGTAGCCTAGGCTGTGGGCACTATTGATGGGAGTAGTGTGGTTTTGCTGGGGTGGTGAGAGTGGAGTCAGTGAGATGTTAGGCCAAGTATGTGAGGGTGTGGAGGGCTGAAAGCCTGTCTGGTAGGCTCTCTAGGGAGGTGGTGGCCACCACCAGACCAGCTACTGGGcctggtgtgcatgtgtgcatgtggtCACAGCAGGGTCAGATGACCCTGCAGCAGATTGTCTAGGGGCTAGGCTGCCGCCAGACAAGCTGTTGAGTTAGGTATTTGGGCATTTCTATGCAGCAACGCCAGGTGGCTCTACAGTAGTCTGTCTTGGGGCAAGGTCTCCGAAGGACTGGCTGTTAAGCCATGCGTAGGCACATGTGGGCAAGGCTAGCCGGTCAGCTGTGCAATACAGGTGTGTGCTGGCAAGTTGGCTGCCTGGCTGTTCATTGATTTCTCCATTGTGCAGGTTCACCTCTTCCCTGGAAGACTGATGGGACACATGTGTTCTATGCTGGTGTCTCAGTTGTCCAATCTGGCCTGGGCTCTGAAGAGCCAGGTTTGTAGCACTGTAGTCATGTATATGAacatggtgaaataacactgaggACTCAGAGTGATGGCTAGAGTCAGTTGCTGCTGGACCCCAGGGCAGGATGCACTCTAGTAATGTGTCCCCTTTCAAGTTGGCACTGAGTCATAGCAACTAGGTCACAGTGGTGTGGGGTGGGTTTCTACTCTGAAGAAATGCAGCTGTGTGAACTTCCAGCTACTCTCCAAACTGTATTTGGGACA
It includes:
- the LOC123648095 gene encoding probable protein BRICK1 produces the protein MAGQEDLVQREIHQDRENREYIEVITSSIKKITDFLNSFDMSCHSRLATLNEKLTALERRIDYIEARVTKGEMLT